A DNA window from Aminipila luticellarii contains the following coding sequences:
- a CDS encoding RluA family pseudouridine synthase, with amino-acid sequence MIKLVITDNEDKQRLDRFLKKYLKNAPLSYIYKMIRKDIKINGRRGSAETVLNQGDELTLYIREEDFGTLTKAKKAQKAKRQFNIAYEDENIIVVEKPFGLLTHGDSHEKKNHLANQVISYLIEKGDYRPDRERTFVPSPVNRLDRNTTGLVMFGKNSKALQTLNLMIREKGYVSKYYLTVVSGELKEELVLKDKMEKDSSKNMIKVMPMDEDGGKVMETIARPLISKNGFTLVEVELVTGRTHQIRAHLGGAGYPVIGDTKYGNPSANRWIEKKFGLTTQFLHAYKLSFHKAEEPLQYMIGKEIEGKLPENLENIRQELFD; translated from the coding sequence ATGATTAAATTGGTAATAACAGATAATGAAGATAAACAGAGATTGGACAGGTTCCTGAAAAAATACTTAAAAAATGCACCGCTGAGTTATATCTATAAAATGATCCGAAAAGATATAAAAATTAATGGCAGGCGCGGCAGTGCGGAGACGGTTTTGAATCAGGGAGATGAACTGACTCTGTATATTCGTGAAGAGGATTTTGGCACTCTTACGAAAGCGAAAAAAGCACAAAAAGCAAAACGACAGTTCAATATTGCTTATGAGGATGAAAATATTATCGTAGTGGAGAAGCCCTTTGGTTTGCTTACTCACGGAGATTCCCACGAAAAGAAAAACCATCTGGCAAATCAGGTCATTTCTTATCTCATTGAGAAGGGGGATTACAGACCCGACCGAGAACGGACCTTCGTACCTTCTCCAGTAAATCGATTGGATAGAAACACCACTGGATTGGTTATGTTTGGAAAAAATAGTAAAGCCTTACAGACTCTTAATTTAATGATCCGGGAAAAAGGGTATGTGAGCAAATATTATCTGACGGTTGTATCCGGAGAATTAAAAGAAGAATTAGTCTTAAAGGACAAAATGGAGAAAGACAGCAGTAAAAATATGATTAAAGTGATGCCCATGGATGAAGACGGGGGTAAAGTCATGGAGACGATTGCCAGACCTCTGATTTCAAAAAATGGGTTTACTTTGGTTGAGGTTGAGCTTGTAACGGGTAGAACGCATCAGATACGGGCACATTTGGGCGGTGCGGGGTATCCGGTCATAGGTGATACAAAGTATGGGAATCCATCAGCAAACAGATGGATTGAAAAAAAGTTTGGATTGACAACACAGTTCCTTCACGCATATAAATTATCCTTTCATAAGGCAGAAGAGCCGCTCCAATATATGATAGGAAAAGAGATAGAAGGCAAGCTGCCGGAAAATCTGGAAAACATCAGACAAGAATTATTCGATTAG
- the fba gene encoding class II fructose-1,6-bisphosphate aldolase: MALITSKEMFAKALTQDYAVGAFNVNNMEIIQGIVDAAKEENAPLILQVSAGARKYARPAYLLKLVEAAMEDSGLDIVLHLDHGEDFDICKKCVDDGFTSVMIDGSKHAFEENIALTKQVVEYAHSKGAVVEAELGKLAGVEDNIKVDARSATFTDPDEAAEFVERTGVDSLAIAIGTSHGAYKFKGEPYLDFERLKQIHELIPDIPLVLHGASTVLPEFVAKCNEYGGNIPGAQGVPEDMIRTAAGHGICKVNIDTDLRLAMTAEVRKLLMEKPEEFDPRKYLGPARDAIQRMVQHKIKNVLNASNQR; encoded by the coding sequence ATGGCTTTAATCACTTCGAAAGAAATGTTTGCAAAGGCTTTGACTCAGGATTATGCGGTTGGAGCATTTAATGTGAATAATATGGAAATCATACAGGGGATCGTAGATGCGGCCAAAGAGGAAAATGCACCGCTTATCCTTCAAGTTTCAGCAGGAGCAAGAAAATATGCACGACCTGCATATCTTTTAAAGCTCGTAGAAGCGGCTATGGAGGATTCCGGTTTAGACATCGTTTTGCATCTGGATCACGGGGAGGATTTTGATATTTGTAAAAAGTGCGTGGATGACGGATTTACTTCTGTAATGATTGACGGTTCCAAGCATGCCTTTGAAGAAAATATTGCACTGACCAAGCAGGTGGTGGAATATGCTCACAGCAAAGGGGCAGTTGTAGAAGCTGAACTTGGAAAATTGGCAGGAGTGGAAGATAATATAAAGGTAGATGCCCGTTCTGCCACTTTTACAGATCCGGACGAAGCCGCCGAATTTGTAGAAAGAACAGGAGTGGATTCTTTAGCGATCGCTATCGGAACCAGTCACGGAGCCTATAAATTTAAAGGTGAACCGTACCTGGATTTTGAAAGGCTTAAGCAGATTCATGAGCTGATTCCGGATATACCATTAGTACTGCACGGAGCGTCCACCGTTCTGCCGGAGTTTGTTGCCAAATGCAATGAATATGGAGGAAATATTCCGGGAGCGCAGGGCGTTCCGGAGGATATGATCAGAACGGCTGCCGGACACGGTATCTGTAAAGTAAACATTGATACGGATTTAAGGCTGGCTATGACGGCCGAAGTGAGGAAGCTCTTAATGGAAAAGCCCGAAGAGTTTGATCCGAGAAAATATCTTGGACCGGCCAGAGATGCAATCCAAAGAATGGTTCAGCATAAAATCAAGAATGTGCTGAATGCGTCCAACCAAAGATAA
- a CDS encoding carbohydrate-binding domain-containing protein produces MKTEMLKEGKKKVIVGALAGAMVFSSFGISVLTAEAADVSGTDSKVVLYEKDTQLAAMAAKAAETKTYTDYTAGDYQKVTLNGGSITFDGTGAEVSGSNLLINAAGTYVISGTLNNGAIIVDSADEANVTLVLNNANITCKNGAPIYVKNCGKNVIISLPNGTANTVTDGSSYTYEYAAKETDSETGEVSTEPSAAIFSKDDLKINGSGTLTVNANYNDGITGKDDVEITEATLVIQAADDGIVGKDSVVIGSGSVTIKAGGDGIKSTNSEDATKGYIAIADGAFNITSGNDGIQAESILLTLGGDYTIKTGEGAAAAKAKTSQDNMRMPQGNMQMPQGTTQGGMQMPQGTTQSGMQMPQGGFQGMQPPQNTSDSAIRPERIRPDAVSGATQKTGQDAASSGTNKTTKAAITGTATTAAAVTETETESAKALKAGTKVVIQDGTFKIDSEDDAIHSNDSVAVASGDFELATGDDGIHADNTLDIYSGDINITKSYEGLESTEMNLNGGTIRIVASDDGINISGGNDNSGLRGAWGMNATQTASTSTAAASAASTSEASSKLTISGGKINVNAGGDGIDVNGSGYMTGGTVAVSGPTDNGNAGLDYDGVFEVTGGTLIVAGSSGMAQAPSSGTTVNTIATAVATQAAGTELKLVSSSGTTVMSFTPEKQFSHIVISSPLIQKGSTYKLMAGSTELASFTADSIVTNLSGDGFSGGMMNQGGRQNMQNGQNN; encoded by the coding sequence ATGAAAACAGAAATGCTGAAAGAGGGTAAGAAAAAGGTAATCGTTGGAGCACTGGCCGGAGCCATGGTGTTTTCCAGCTTTGGGATCTCTGTATTGACGGCTGAGGCTGCAGATGTATCCGGTACGGACAGCAAGGTTGTTCTTTATGAAAAAGATACCCAGTTAGCCGCCATGGCCGCTAAGGCTGCCGAGACGAAAACGTATACGGATTACACGGCTGGTGACTACCAAAAAGTCACCTTGAACGGTGGCAGTATAACCTTTGACGGAACCGGGGCTGAGGTCAGCGGAAGCAATCTGCTGATTAACGCCGCAGGAACGTATGTAATCAGCGGAACGCTGAACAACGGCGCTATTATTGTGGACAGTGCGGATGAAGCCAATGTAACACTGGTTTTGAATAATGCCAATATTACCTGCAAGAACGGAGCGCCTATCTATGTAAAAAATTGCGGGAAAAATGTGATTATTTCACTGCCGAACGGAACAGCCAATACCGTTACGGACGGTTCAAGCTATACGTATGAATATGCGGCAAAAGAAACAGACAGCGAAACCGGTGAAGTTTCCACAGAACCGAGTGCGGCGATTTTTTCAAAGGATGACTTAAAAATAAACGGAAGCGGAACTCTGACGGTGAACGCCAATTACAACGACGGCATTACCGGAAAGGATGATGTGGAAATCACCGAAGCCACACTGGTCATCCAGGCAGCAGATGACGGCATTGTAGGAAAAGACAGTGTAGTAATCGGAAGCGGAAGCGTTACCATTAAAGCCGGGGGAGACGGAATCAAGTCGACCAATTCCGAGGACGCCACAAAGGGATATATTGCCATTGCAGACGGCGCCTTTAACATTACCAGCGGAAACGACGGAATTCAGGCAGAATCCATCCTGCTGACCTTGGGAGGCGACTATACCATCAAGACCGGAGAAGGGGCAGCTGCGGCTAAGGCTAAGACTTCACAAGACAATATGCGAATGCCGCAAGGCAACATGCAGATGCCGCAAGGAACGACTCAAGGTGGCATGCAGATGCCACAAGGAACAACTCAGAGCGGTATGCAGATGCCGCAGGGCGGATTTCAGGGAATGCAGCCCCCTCAGAACACATCCGATTCCGCTATTAGACCGGAAAGAATCAGACCGGATGCAGTAAGCGGGGCCACACAAAAGACAGGGCAAGATGCAGCCTCTTCCGGTACAAATAAAACCACAAAAGCAGCGATTACCGGTACGGCAACAACGGCAGCAGCTGTAACGGAAACCGAAACAGAAAGTGCAAAAGCACTGAAAGCGGGAACGAAAGTCGTTATTCAAGACGGAACCTTCAAAATAGACAGCGAGGATGACGCAATTCATTCCAATGATTCCGTAGCAGTGGCTTCCGGAGACTTTGAACTGGCAACCGGAGATGACGGGATTCATGCGGATAACACCTTAGATATTTACAGCGGAGATATTAACATTACAAAAAGCTATGAAGGCCTTGAAAGTACAGAAATGAATTTAAACGGAGGAACGATCCGAATTGTAGCAAGCGATGACGGCATCAATATTTCAGGCGGAAATGATAACTCCGGACTTAGAGGGGCGTGGGGAATGAATGCAACACAAACGGCATCCACGTCCACAGCAGCGGCTTCGGCGGCATCTACTTCGGAAGCCTCCTCCAAATTGACAATCAGCGGCGGCAAGATCAATGTGAATGCCGGCGGGGACGGAATTGATGTAAACGGTTCGGGATACATGACAGGCGGTACTGTAGCGGTAAGCGGACCTACGGACAATGGCAATGCAGGCCTGGATTATGACGGTGTGTTTGAAGTGACAGGCGGCACGCTGATCGTGGCCGGTTCATCGGGAATGGCACAGGCACCCAGCTCCGGAACGACAGTAAATACCATCGCCACGGCAGTTGCCACTCAGGCGGCGGGAACAGAGCTCAAACTGGTGAGCAGCTCCGGAACGACAGTGATGTCCTTCACTCCGGAAAAACAGTTCTCCCACATTGTTATAAGCTCCCCATTGATTCAAAAGGGATCAACCTATAAGCTTATGGCGGGAAGTACGGAACTGGCAAGCTTTACAGCAGATTCTATTGTAACAAACTTATCGGGAGATGGGTTCTCCGGCGGTATGATGAATCAGGGCGGACGTCAAAATATGCAGAATGGGCAAAATAATTAA
- a CDS encoding DUF4956 domain-containing protein, producing the protein MLDSITQNLTAVTSSTEVSNTEVVLAMIVALGLGIIIAATYLISNKHALNRGGFSLTLIMLPIILAVIILFVGSNVARAFSLAGVLSIIRFRSAPGESKDIGYIFFATATGVGCGVGMYLGSSIFVVFMALVLLILERLSLGGKGKGRKLKVIIPEDLNYEKVFDEVFEKYTSRHALQKIKTTDLGSLYEVDYEVTLKQSTQEKEFIDELRVRNGNLNITLTMHGE; encoded by the coding sequence TCAAGCACGGAAGTCAGCAATACGGAGGTCGTTCTGGCGATGATTGTCGCTTTGGGACTAGGTATTATCATTGCAGCTACATATTTAATATCCAATAAACACGCATTAAATCGAGGCGGGTTTTCCCTGACCCTGATTATGCTTCCCATTATTTTAGCCGTCATCATCCTGTTCGTAGGAAGCAATGTGGCACGAGCCTTTTCACTGGCAGGAGTCCTGTCCATTATCCGGTTCAGAAGTGCTCCCGGTGAATCCAAGGATATCGGTTACATCTTTTTCGCTACAGCTACCGGAGTAGGCTGCGGGGTAGGTATGTATCTTGGAAGCAGTATATTTGTCGTATTCATGGCTCTTGTCCTGTTGATATTGGAAAGGCTGAGCCTTGGCGGAAAAGGGAAAGGCCGAAAATTAAAAGTCATCATACCGGAGGACTTGAACTATGAAAAAGTATTTGATGAGGTCTTTGAGAAATATACCAGCAGACATGCGCTGCAGAAGATAAAAACCACGGATTTGGGCTCTTTATATGAAGTAGATTATGAAGTGACTTTAAAACAAAGTACGCAGGAAAAAGAATTTATAGATGAGCTCAGAGTGAGAAATGGAAATTTAAATATTACGCTGACCATGCATGGAGAGTAA